Proteins from a single region of Gasterosteus aculeatus chromosome 20, fGasAcu3.hap1.1, whole genome shotgun sequence:
- the cnot3a gene encoding CCR4-NOT transcription complex subunit 3a isoform X3, whose amino-acid sequence MADKRKLQGEIDRCLKKVAEGVEQFEDIWQKLHNAANANQKEKYEADLKKEIKKLQRLRDQIKTWVASNEIKDKRQLVENRKLIETQMERFKVVERETKTKAYSKEGLGLAQKVDPAQREKEDTGQWLTNTIDTLNMQVDQFESEVESLSVQTRKKKGDKDQDRIEELKRLIERHRFHILMLETILRMLDNDSVPVDAIQKIKDDVEYYIDSSQDPDFEENEFIYDDLDLEDIPAALVATSPSGQGNLEDELFLNSSSTPTSTTSSSPIPPSPATCTAENSEDDKKRGRSTDSEVGQSPVKNGPPSLLSSFSSSTTSGSSSSSSLVSIASVVGGIPVGPPSSSLIGSFSSAVQQHQHQPAQQLQQPQQTNQQQQQQQPPQTKPPAPSNNAPSPPSNPHLPASTAPSLPTPSTASSSAISSESPLTSVPSPASTLGLGLGLGLSKIGLMGTSSGSQMSALGLVAHSSPLNTMAGLISGSTPAPYAQAAASGGLGLSGSTQSSISVESSTSIPTSGSSGVTTNGAVGGLGLLASTAAHGSLSASILGLVPGQNLELGASQLPPSSVSTTPGVVGMIGGNGGNVSVVGGGGGGVNAAPARPPSGLKQNGNTSYSAVVADNSTESALSTPSQSQSSQPSSLSSSTSQPSMDNGPSLISSITLPPSSPSPSFSDSTPGGGSLLNGPHSYTQAPDALKAPEPLSSLKAMAERAALGSSLDGEIPNLHLTDRGRNDIFSSSAPGTPAAPQPSVSEVSIPPSLGVCPLGPTPLPKDQLYQQAMQESAWTHMPHPSDSERIRQYLMRNPCPTLPFHHQIPPHHSDSIEFYQRLSTETLFFIFYYLEGTKAQYLSAKALKKQSWRFHTKYMMWFQRHEEPKTITDEFEQGTYIYFDYEKWGQRKKEGFTFEYRYLEDRDLQ is encoded by the exons ATGGCTGACAAGAGAAAACTACAAG GTGAGATCGATAGATGTTTGAAAAAAGTAGCTGAAGGTGTAGAACAGTTTGAAGACATCTGGCAAAAG ctTCACAATGCAGCCAATGCAAACCAGAAGGAAAAATATGAGGCTGACCTCAAGAAAGAGATTAAAAAACTACAG CGATTGAGAGATCAGATAAAAACATGGGTGGCCTCAAACGAGATCAAAGACAAAAGGCAGCTAGTCGAGAACCGCAAACTTATAGAGACG CAAATGGAGCGGTTCAAGGTGGTGGAacgggaaacaaaaacaaaagcatactCTAAAGAAGGCTTGGGGCTTGCTCAGAAAGTGGATCCTGCTCAGAGGGAAAAGGAGGATACGGGACAGTGGCTAACA AATACAATAGACACTCTAAATATGCAGGTGGATCAATTTGAAAGTGAGGTTGAATCTCTTTCGGTtcaaacaagaaagaaaaagggcgATAAAGAT CAGGACCGTATTGAGGAGCTCAAGCGGTTGATAGAGAGGCATCGATTCCACATTCTCATGTTGGAGACCATTTTACGAATGCTGGACAATGACTCGGTACCAGTGGATGCAATCCAGAAGATCAAGGATGATGTTGAATACTACATCGATTCCTCCCAAGACCCGGACTTTGAGGAGAACGAGTTCATTTATGACGACTTAGACCTGGAAGACATCC CCGCGGCATTAGTTGCAACTTCTCCATCAGGTCAGGGCAATTTGGAGGACGAGCTGTTTCTCAACTCTAGCAGCACTCCGACGTCCACAACCTCCTCTTCACCCATTCCCCCATCACCGGCCACTTGCACTGCT GAGAACTCTGAGGACGATAAGAAAAGGGGACGGTCGACAGACAGCGAAGTTGGACAG TCACCTGTAAAGAACGGCCCTCCATCCTTGCTGTCTTCGTTCTCCTCGTCCACCACCTCGggatcctcctcgtcctcctcccttGTGTCCATTGCGAGTGTTGTCGGAGGCATTCCCGTCGGTCCCCCGAGCAGCAGTCTCATAGGGAGCTTCAGCAGTGCGGTGCAGCAACATCAGCATCAACCTGCACAACAGCTGCAACAACCTCAGCAgaccaatcagcagcagcagcagcagcagccacctcAGACAAAACCCCCGGCCCCTTCAAACAATGCGCCCAGCCCGCCCAGCAACCCCCATCTCCCAGCCTCAACTGCACCCTCTCTCCCCACGCCCAGTACGGCCAGTTCATCAGCCATCAGCTCGGAgtctccgctcacatctgtgcCCAGCCCAGCATCCACTTTGGGACTGGGGCTGGGCCTGGGATTGAGCAAAATTGGACTGATGGGGACCAGCAGTGGCAGCCAAATGTCTGCTTTGGGCCTGGTTGCCCACTCGTCCCCTTTAAACACGATGGCGGGGCTCATTTCAGGCTCCACCCCTGCGCCGTACGCCCAGGCGGCAGCGTCGGGAGGCTTGGGTTTGAGCGGCAGCACCCAGTCCAGCATTTCGGTAGAGAGCAGCACTTCCATACCCACCTCCGGCTCCAGTGGAGTCACCACCAACGGGGCGGTGGGAGGCCTCGGCCTGCTGGCGTCCACCGCGGCCCACGGCTCTTTGAGTGCCAGTATTCTGGGACTGGTTCCTGGGCAAAACCTAGAACTAGGCGCCTCTCAGTTGCCCCCAAGTTCTGTCAGCACCACCCCCGGAGTGGTTGGCATGATTGGAGGCAATGGAGGGAATGTCAGCgtggttggaggaggaggaggaggagtgaatGCTGCTCCTGCTAGACCACCCAGTGGACTGAAGCAGAATGGAAACACAA GTTACAGCGCTGTAGTGGCAGATAACTCAACAGAATCCGCTCTAAGCACACCGAGCCAGTCACAAAGCAGCCAACCGTCATCGCTCAGTTCTTCAACCAGTCAGCC CAGCATGGACAATGGTCCCAGTTTAATCAGCTCCATCACGCTGCCTCCCAGCTCTCCGTCCCCCTCGTTCTCAGACAGCACCCCCGGGGGAGGGAGTCTTCTCAACGGGCCTCACTCCTACACTCAGGCGCCTGACGCGCTCAAG GCCCCTGAACCGCTCAGTTCTCTGAAGGCGATGGCTGAGAGAGCGGCGCTGGGATCCAGCCTGGACGGAGAGATTCCAAACCTGCATCTAACAGACCGAGGTCGGAACG ACATCTTCTCTAGTTCAGCGCCCGGCACACCTGCCGCCCCTCAGCCGTCCGTGTCGGAGGTCAGCATCCCCCCCTCGCTTGGCGTCTGTCCGCTtggccccacccctctccccaaAGACCAGCTCTACCAGCAGGCCATGCAGGAATCTGCGTGGACACACATGCCACACCCCTCTGACTCAGAGAGGATCAG ACAATACCTGATGAGGAATCCTTGTCCCACGTTGCCCTTCCACCATCAGATACCACCGCACCACTCCGACTCTATAGAGTTCTACCAGCGACTGTCTACAGAAACGCTCTTTTTCATCTTCTACTACCTGGAG GGCACCAAAGCTCAGTATTTGTCTGCTAAGGCGCTGAAGAAACAGTCGTGGAGGTTTCATACGAAGTACATGATGTGGTTCCAGAGGCACGAGGAGCCAAAGACCATAACGGATGAGTTTGAACAG GGCACTTACATCTACTTTGACTATGAGAAATGGGgccagaggaagaaggaggggtTCACCTTTGAGTACAGGTACCTCGAAGACCGGGACCTGCAGTGA
- the cnot3a gene encoding CCR4-NOT transcription complex subunit 3a isoform X4, translating into MADKRKLQGEIDRCLKKVAEGVEQFEDIWQKLHNAANANQKEKYEADLKKEIKKLQRLRDQIKTWVASNEIKDKRQLVENRKLIETQMERFKVVERETKTKAYSKEGLGLAQKVDPAQREKEDTGQWLTNTIDTLNMQVDQFESEVESLSVQTRKKKGDKDQDRIEELKRLIERHRFHILMLETILRMLDNDSVPVDAIQKIKDDVEYYIDSSQDPDFEENEFIYDDLDLEDIPAALVATSPSGQGNLEDELFLNSSSTPTSTTSSSPIPPSPATCTAENSEDDKKRGRSTDSEVGQSPVKNGPPSLLSSFSSSTTSGSSSSSSLVSIASVVGGIPVGPPSSSLIGSFSSAVQQHQHQPAQQLQQPQQTNQQQQQQQPPQTKPPAPSNNAPSPPSNPHLPASTAPSLPTPSTASSSAISSESPLTSVPSPASTLGLGLGLGLSKIGLMGTSSGSQMSALGLVAHSSPLNTMAGLISGSTPAPYAQAAASGGLGLSGSTQSSISVESSTSIPTSGSSGVTTNGAVGGLGLLASTAAHGSLSASILGLVPGQNLELGASQLPPSSVSTTPGVVGMIGGNGGNVSVVGGGGGGVNAAPARPPSGLKQNGNTSYSAVVADNSTESALSTPSQSQSSQPSSLSSSTSQPMDNGPSLISSITLPPSSPSPSFSDSTPGGGSLLNGPHSYTQAPDALKAPEPLSSLKAMAERAALGSSLDGEIPNLHLTDRGRNDIFSSSAPGTPAAPQPSVSEVSIPPSLGVCPLGPTPLPKDQLYQQAMQESAWTHMPHPSDSERIRQYLMRNPCPTLPFHHQIPPHHSDSIEFYQRLSTETLFFIFYYLEGTKAQYLSAKALKKQSWRFHTKYMMWFQRHEEPKTITDEFEQGTYIYFDYEKWGQRKKEGFTFEYRYLEDRDLQ; encoded by the exons ATGGCTGACAAGAGAAAACTACAAG GTGAGATCGATAGATGTTTGAAAAAAGTAGCTGAAGGTGTAGAACAGTTTGAAGACATCTGGCAAAAG ctTCACAATGCAGCCAATGCAAACCAGAAGGAAAAATATGAGGCTGACCTCAAGAAAGAGATTAAAAAACTACAG CGATTGAGAGATCAGATAAAAACATGGGTGGCCTCAAACGAGATCAAAGACAAAAGGCAGCTAGTCGAGAACCGCAAACTTATAGAGACG CAAATGGAGCGGTTCAAGGTGGTGGAacgggaaacaaaaacaaaagcatactCTAAAGAAGGCTTGGGGCTTGCTCAGAAAGTGGATCCTGCTCAGAGGGAAAAGGAGGATACGGGACAGTGGCTAACA AATACAATAGACACTCTAAATATGCAGGTGGATCAATTTGAAAGTGAGGTTGAATCTCTTTCGGTtcaaacaagaaagaaaaagggcgATAAAGAT CAGGACCGTATTGAGGAGCTCAAGCGGTTGATAGAGAGGCATCGATTCCACATTCTCATGTTGGAGACCATTTTACGAATGCTGGACAATGACTCGGTACCAGTGGATGCAATCCAGAAGATCAAGGATGATGTTGAATACTACATCGATTCCTCCCAAGACCCGGACTTTGAGGAGAACGAGTTCATTTATGACGACTTAGACCTGGAAGACATCC CCGCGGCATTAGTTGCAACTTCTCCATCAGGTCAGGGCAATTTGGAGGACGAGCTGTTTCTCAACTCTAGCAGCACTCCGACGTCCACAACCTCCTCTTCACCCATTCCCCCATCACCGGCCACTTGCACTGCT GAGAACTCTGAGGACGATAAGAAAAGGGGACGGTCGACAGACAGCGAAGTTGGACAG TCACCTGTAAAGAACGGCCCTCCATCCTTGCTGTCTTCGTTCTCCTCGTCCACCACCTCGggatcctcctcgtcctcctcccttGTGTCCATTGCGAGTGTTGTCGGAGGCATTCCCGTCGGTCCCCCGAGCAGCAGTCTCATAGGGAGCTTCAGCAGTGCGGTGCAGCAACATCAGCATCAACCTGCACAACAGCTGCAACAACCTCAGCAgaccaatcagcagcagcagcagcagcagccacctcAGACAAAACCCCCGGCCCCTTCAAACAATGCGCCCAGCCCGCCCAGCAACCCCCATCTCCCAGCCTCAACTGCACCCTCTCTCCCCACGCCCAGTACGGCCAGTTCATCAGCCATCAGCTCGGAgtctccgctcacatctgtgcCCAGCCCAGCATCCACTTTGGGACTGGGGCTGGGCCTGGGATTGAGCAAAATTGGACTGATGGGGACCAGCAGTGGCAGCCAAATGTCTGCTTTGGGCCTGGTTGCCCACTCGTCCCCTTTAAACACGATGGCGGGGCTCATTTCAGGCTCCACCCCTGCGCCGTACGCCCAGGCGGCAGCGTCGGGAGGCTTGGGTTTGAGCGGCAGCACCCAGTCCAGCATTTCGGTAGAGAGCAGCACTTCCATACCCACCTCCGGCTCCAGTGGAGTCACCACCAACGGGGCGGTGGGAGGCCTCGGCCTGCTGGCGTCCACCGCGGCCCACGGCTCTTTGAGTGCCAGTATTCTGGGACTGGTTCCTGGGCAAAACCTAGAACTAGGCGCCTCTCAGTTGCCCCCAAGTTCTGTCAGCACCACCCCCGGAGTGGTTGGCATGATTGGAGGCAATGGAGGGAATGTCAGCgtggttggaggaggaggaggaggagtgaatGCTGCTCCTGCTAGACCACCCAGTGGACTGAAGCAGAATGGAAACACAA GTTACAGCGCTGTAGTGGCAGATAACTCAACAGAATCCGCTCTAAGCACACCGAGCCAGTCACAAAGCAGCCAACCGTCATCGCTCAGTTCTTCAACCAGTCAGCC CATGGACAATGGTCCCAGTTTAATCAGCTCCATCACGCTGCCTCCCAGCTCTCCGTCCCCCTCGTTCTCAGACAGCACCCCCGGGGGAGGGAGTCTTCTCAACGGGCCTCACTCCTACACTCAGGCGCCTGACGCGCTCAAG GCCCCTGAACCGCTCAGTTCTCTGAAGGCGATGGCTGAGAGAGCGGCGCTGGGATCCAGCCTGGACGGAGAGATTCCAAACCTGCATCTAACAGACCGAGGTCGGAACG ACATCTTCTCTAGTTCAGCGCCCGGCACACCTGCCGCCCCTCAGCCGTCCGTGTCGGAGGTCAGCATCCCCCCCTCGCTTGGCGTCTGTCCGCTtggccccacccctctccccaaAGACCAGCTCTACCAGCAGGCCATGCAGGAATCTGCGTGGACACACATGCCACACCCCTCTGACTCAGAGAGGATCAG ACAATACCTGATGAGGAATCCTTGTCCCACGTTGCCCTTCCACCATCAGATACCACCGCACCACTCCGACTCTATAGAGTTCTACCAGCGACTGTCTACAGAAACGCTCTTTTTCATCTTCTACTACCTGGAG GGCACCAAAGCTCAGTATTTGTCTGCTAAGGCGCTGAAGAAACAGTCGTGGAGGTTTCATACGAAGTACATGATGTGGTTCCAGAGGCACGAGGAGCCAAAGACCATAACGGATGAGTTTGAACAG GGCACTTACATCTACTTTGACTATGAGAAATGGGgccagaggaagaaggaggggtTCACCTTTGAGTACAGGTACCTCGAAGACCGGGACCTGCAGTGA
- the cnot3a gene encoding CCR4-NOT transcription complex subunit 3a isoform X9 produces MADKRKLQGEIDRCLKKVAEGVEQFEDIWQKLHNAANANQKEKYEADLKKEIKKLQRLRDQIKTWVASNEIKDKRQLVENRKLIETQMERFKVVERETKTKAYSKEGLGLAQKVDPAQREKEDTGQWLTNTIDTLNMQVDQFESEVESLSVQTRKKKGDKDQDRIEELKRLIERHRFHILMLETILRMLDNDSVPVDAIQKIKDDVEYYIDSSQDPDFEENEFIYDDLDLEDIPAALVATSPSGQGNLEDELFLNSSSTPTSTTSSSPIPPSPATCTAENSEDDKKRGRSTDSEVGQSPVKNGPPSLLSSFSSSTTSGSSSSSSLVSIASVVGGIPVGPPSSSLIGSFSSAVQQHQHQPAQQLQQPQQTNQQQQQQQPPQTKPPAPSNNAPSPPSNPHLPASTAPSLPTPSTASSSAISSESPLTSVPSPASTLGLGLGLGLSKIGLMGTSSGSQMSALGLVAHSSPLNTMAGLISGSTPAPYAQAAASGGLGLSGSTQSSISVESSTSIPTSGSSGVTTNGAVGGLGLLASTAAHGSLSASILGLVPGQNLELGASQLPPSSVSTTPGVVGMIGGNGGNVSVVGGGGGGVNAAPARPPSGLKQNGNTSYSAVVADNSTESALSTPSQSQSSQPSSLSSSTSQPSMDNGPSLISSITLPPSSPSPSFSDSTPGGGSLLNGPHSYTQAPDALKAPEPLSSLKAMAERAALGSSLDGEIPNLHLTDRDIFSSSAPGTPAAPQPSVSEVSIPPSLGVCPLGPTPLPKDQLYQQAMQESAWTHMPHPSDSERIRQYLMRNPCPTLPFHHQIPPHHSDSIEFYQRLSTETLFFIFYYLEGTKAQYLSAKALKKQSWRFHTKYMMWFQRHEEPKTITDEFEQGTYIYFDYEKWGQRKKEGFTFEYRYLEDRDLQ; encoded by the exons ATGGCTGACAAGAGAAAACTACAAG GTGAGATCGATAGATGTTTGAAAAAAGTAGCTGAAGGTGTAGAACAGTTTGAAGACATCTGGCAAAAG ctTCACAATGCAGCCAATGCAAACCAGAAGGAAAAATATGAGGCTGACCTCAAGAAAGAGATTAAAAAACTACAG CGATTGAGAGATCAGATAAAAACATGGGTGGCCTCAAACGAGATCAAAGACAAAAGGCAGCTAGTCGAGAACCGCAAACTTATAGAGACG CAAATGGAGCGGTTCAAGGTGGTGGAacgggaaacaaaaacaaaagcatactCTAAAGAAGGCTTGGGGCTTGCTCAGAAAGTGGATCCTGCTCAGAGGGAAAAGGAGGATACGGGACAGTGGCTAACA AATACAATAGACACTCTAAATATGCAGGTGGATCAATTTGAAAGTGAGGTTGAATCTCTTTCGGTtcaaacaagaaagaaaaagggcgATAAAGAT CAGGACCGTATTGAGGAGCTCAAGCGGTTGATAGAGAGGCATCGATTCCACATTCTCATGTTGGAGACCATTTTACGAATGCTGGACAATGACTCGGTACCAGTGGATGCAATCCAGAAGATCAAGGATGATGTTGAATACTACATCGATTCCTCCCAAGACCCGGACTTTGAGGAGAACGAGTTCATTTATGACGACTTAGACCTGGAAGACATCC CCGCGGCATTAGTTGCAACTTCTCCATCAGGTCAGGGCAATTTGGAGGACGAGCTGTTTCTCAACTCTAGCAGCACTCCGACGTCCACAACCTCCTCTTCACCCATTCCCCCATCACCGGCCACTTGCACTGCT GAGAACTCTGAGGACGATAAGAAAAGGGGACGGTCGACAGACAGCGAAGTTGGACAG TCACCTGTAAAGAACGGCCCTCCATCCTTGCTGTCTTCGTTCTCCTCGTCCACCACCTCGggatcctcctcgtcctcctcccttGTGTCCATTGCGAGTGTTGTCGGAGGCATTCCCGTCGGTCCCCCGAGCAGCAGTCTCATAGGGAGCTTCAGCAGTGCGGTGCAGCAACATCAGCATCAACCTGCACAACAGCTGCAACAACCTCAGCAgaccaatcagcagcagcagcagcagcagccacctcAGACAAAACCCCCGGCCCCTTCAAACAATGCGCCCAGCCCGCCCAGCAACCCCCATCTCCCAGCCTCAACTGCACCCTCTCTCCCCACGCCCAGTACGGCCAGTTCATCAGCCATCAGCTCGGAgtctccgctcacatctgtgcCCAGCCCAGCATCCACTTTGGGACTGGGGCTGGGCCTGGGATTGAGCAAAATTGGACTGATGGGGACCAGCAGTGGCAGCCAAATGTCTGCTTTGGGCCTGGTTGCCCACTCGTCCCCTTTAAACACGATGGCGGGGCTCATTTCAGGCTCCACCCCTGCGCCGTACGCCCAGGCGGCAGCGTCGGGAGGCTTGGGTTTGAGCGGCAGCACCCAGTCCAGCATTTCGGTAGAGAGCAGCACTTCCATACCCACCTCCGGCTCCAGTGGAGTCACCACCAACGGGGCGGTGGGAGGCCTCGGCCTGCTGGCGTCCACCGCGGCCCACGGCTCTTTGAGTGCCAGTATTCTGGGACTGGTTCCTGGGCAAAACCTAGAACTAGGCGCCTCTCAGTTGCCCCCAAGTTCTGTCAGCACCACCCCCGGAGTGGTTGGCATGATTGGAGGCAATGGAGGGAATGTCAGCgtggttggaggaggaggaggaggagtgaatGCTGCTCCTGCTAGACCACCCAGTGGACTGAAGCAGAATGGAAACACAA GTTACAGCGCTGTAGTGGCAGATAACTCAACAGAATCCGCTCTAAGCACACCGAGCCAGTCACAAAGCAGCCAACCGTCATCGCTCAGTTCTTCAACCAGTCAGCC CAGCATGGACAATGGTCCCAGTTTAATCAGCTCCATCACGCTGCCTCCCAGCTCTCCGTCCCCCTCGTTCTCAGACAGCACCCCCGGGGGAGGGAGTCTTCTCAACGGGCCTCACTCCTACACTCAGGCGCCTGACGCGCTCAAG GCCCCTGAACCGCTCAGTTCTCTGAAGGCGATGGCTGAGAGAGCGGCGCTGGGATCCAGCCTGGACGGAGAGATTCCAAACCTGCATCTAACAGACCGAG ACATCTTCTCTAGTTCAGCGCCCGGCACACCTGCCGCCCCTCAGCCGTCCGTGTCGGAGGTCAGCATCCCCCCCTCGCTTGGCGTCTGTCCGCTtggccccacccctctccccaaAGACCAGCTCTACCAGCAGGCCATGCAGGAATCTGCGTGGACACACATGCCACACCCCTCTGACTCAGAGAGGATCAG ACAATACCTGATGAGGAATCCTTGTCCCACGTTGCCCTTCCACCATCAGATACCACCGCACCACTCCGACTCTATAGAGTTCTACCAGCGACTGTCTACAGAAACGCTCTTTTTCATCTTCTACTACCTGGAG GGCACCAAAGCTCAGTATTTGTCTGCTAAGGCGCTGAAGAAACAGTCGTGGAGGTTTCATACGAAGTACATGATGTGGTTCCAGAGGCACGAGGAGCCAAAGACCATAACGGATGAGTTTGAACAG GGCACTTACATCTACTTTGACTATGAGAAATGGGgccagaggaagaaggaggggtTCACCTTTGAGTACAGGTACCTCGAAGACCGGGACCTGCAGTGA